A region from the Benincasa hispida cultivar B227 chromosome 10, ASM972705v1, whole genome shotgun sequence genome encodes:
- the LOC120087630 gene encoding uncharacterized protein LOC120087630, producing the protein MPISFLHRFSLDPPHCRSAAKWTALLALTAAVASFAPEFIFTNATSPHSSFSKSCRRDGYIRIPLDLPGDVLCLPAKMVNRSSLDFFVPTVFAALGVGVSACFVRSLGLWEEF; encoded by the coding sequence ATGCCCATCTCTTTCCTCCACCGCTTCTCTCTAGATCCGCCGCACTGTCGCTCCGCCGCCAAATGGACGGCGCTATTAGCGCTAACCGCCGCCGTGGCCTCCTTTGCTCCGGAGTTCATTTTCACAAATGCAACGTCTCCCCATTCCTCGTTCTCTAAATCTTGCCGTCGCGATGGCTACATCAGGATCCCGCTTGACCTTCCCGGCGATGTTCTCTGCCTGCCGGCGAAAATGGTGAATCGGTCCAGTTTGGATTTCTTCGTTCCTACTGTGTTTGCGGCTCTCGGCGTCGGCGTTTCGGCTTGCTTCGTTAGATCACTGGGATTGTGGGAAGAATTCTGA
- the LOC120087645 gene encoding histone H2B, translating into MAPKSDKKPAEKKPASDKPAEEKKTVAEKAPAEKKPKAGKKLPKEGGAAAGDKKKKRTKKSVETYKIYIFKVLKQVHPDIGISSKAMGIMNSFINDIFEKLAQESSKLARYNKKPTITSREIQTAVRLVLPGELAKHAVSEGTKAVTKFTSS; encoded by the coding sequence ATGGCACCAAAGTCCGATAAGAAGCCCGCCGAGAAGAAGCCAGCCTCCGACAAGCCGGCCGAGGAAAAGAAAACCGTTGCAGAGAAAGCTCCGGCGGAGAAGAAGCCCAAGGCCGGTAAGAAGCTTCCAAAGGAAGGCGGGGCTGCTGCCggagacaagaagaagaagaggacgaAGAAGAGCGTAGAAACGTACAAGATCTACATCTTCAAGGTGCTGAAGCAAGTTCATCCAGACATCGGTATTTCCAGCAAGGCCATGGGGATCATGAACAGCTTCATCAATGATATCTTCGAGAAACTCGCTCAAGAGTCATCTAAGTTGGCTCGTTACAACAAGAAACCCACCATCACTTCTCGGGAGATCCAGACGGCCGTCAGACTCGTTCTTCCCGGTGAGTTGGCCAAACACGCTGTTTCTGAAGGCACCAAGGCGGTGACTAAGTTCACAAGTTCCTAA